Part of the Rhodothermus bifroesti genome, GCTAAGCGTTCTATCTTACCAAGCCATTGCAGGCTATGAACCGTATGCTTTCTTTTGAATTGTTTGTCGCGCTACGCTACCTCCGGGGAGCACAGGGACGGGAGGAAGGACGCCGCTTTTTACGGTTTATTACCTACGTCGCTGTAGGCGGCGTTGCTGTAGGGGTAGCGGCTTTGCTTCTAGCCTTGTCCATTGCGCATGGTTTCAGTCAGGCCATCGAAGAAAAAATCACAGGCTTTGGCGCGCACGTCCAAGTCGAAAACCTACGGGATGCTCCGCTAAGCGATGCTGCTTGGATGGCCGCAGCGCTTACTCGTCTGCCCGGTGTGGTCTCCGTTAGACCCGTAGTGCAGGAATTCGTTCTGCTACGCTCCAGCGCGCGCGCCATTGATGGGGTAGCGCTTTGGGGTAGCCCATCGTTACCGGAATATCTAGAGCGCCATCTAATTGCTGGCAGCGCAACATTTACGCCCGACGCAGCAGGTCGCTACGGACTTGTATTAGGACGCGCGTTGGCCGAACAGCTTGGCGTGCAGGTTGGTGATCTGGTAACTTTGTTTTCGCTGCGTCAGTTTTCTGGCTTACGGCCTATCCCTAGGCTACGCCAATTTTATGTAGCTGGCTTATACGAAACACTACTAACCGACTTTGACCGTCTTTATGTATTCACTTCTATAGAAGCTGCACGCCTGCTTCTGGCCTATGGCACTGATGAAGTTACCCGCTTTGACCTGACGCTTACTGACGTACGACAAGCCCGAAGCATTGCCGATGCTATCGAGACTGAATTTGGACTACCGGTTATTGCGCGCACGATCTATGAGGTTTTTCGCAACCTTTTTGCCTGGGTGCACTTGCAGGAAAGCATTATCCCTCTCGTAATCAGCATCATCGTGATTGTGGCTGCTTTTAACATGCTGGCCGTTCTACTCATGGTCATCCTAGAAAAAAGCCAAGAAATTGGCATTATGGCCAGCATGGGCGCTTCTGCCACAATGCTACAACGCCTCTTTTTATGCTTAGGAGTACTTATTGGCCTTAGCGGAACCCTCCTAGGCGAGGTGCTGGCTTTAAGCATAGCCGTTTTACAACAACATTTTGGCTTGATTCCACTTCCCGCGGAAGCCTACTACATGGCTACGGCTCCTGTAGCACCACGCGCATGGGATTTTCTAATGGTAGGGGTGCTAACGGTGCTTCTTTGCGGTTTGGCTGCGTATATTCCAGCACGAATCGCTGCCCGAATTGATCCCGTACGCGTGATTCGCTTTCGTTAACATCGGGCCTATGCAAAAAGCTTTTCTACACCTTCGCGTTTACCTTTTTAGCGTACTTAAAGAGCGCTTAGGGCAAGATATGCTAGAAATTGCACTCCCAGCACCAGCTACGGGTGGGCATTTGCTGGATTACCTGACGTCTCGATTTCCGGAAGTTGCTGCTTACCGGTCTGTCATCCGCCTTGCCGTAAATCATACGTATGTCCCTGAGTCGACCTTCTTGGCTGAAGGCGACGAAATAGCTCTCATCACTCCTGTTAGTGGAGGTTAATCGCGCCTATGGTTCGATTACTGCTTTTGGCCTTACTGGTACTCTTTAGTGCCTGCAACCAGCCGGCCAGTTCACCGACCTTACGTCGTGCAACAGCTTCCATAGAACGCATGGACGACCGGTTGGACGCGCTGCTGGATCCTCAGGTATTGGTTGAAGTCTTGGCCGAAGGGTTTCTTTGGGCAGAGGGTCCAGTCTGGGTAGCTCAAGATAGCGCGCTGCTTTTTTCCGATATTCCCCGGAATACCGTCTATCGCTGGAAAGAGCAGCACGGACTTGCGGTTTACCTTCGACCTGCCGGTTATGCTGCTGGCGACCAGCCTCCAGGACGCGAGCTTGGTGTTAATGGGCTAGCCTTAGATCCAAAAGGAACATTGGTTATGGCCGATCATGGCCTGCGGCAAATCAGCCGGCTCAACCCAGAGCAGTTCACCAAAACAGCATTGGCACATCAGTATCAAGGTCGACGTCTTAACAGTCCCAATGATCTGGTCTTCCGCCATGACGGCGTGCTGTTTTTTACGGATCCGCCTTATGGTCTGGATGGATTAGACCATTCTCCACGGAAAGAATTGCCGTTCCATGGCGTTTACCGTTTAGATCCCAATGGTACTCTAACGCTACTAATCGACTCCTTGCACTTCCCTAACGGCATTGCCTTGTCGCCAGATGAACGCACTTTGTACGTTTCGCGTTCAGATCCGGAAGCGCCACGCTGGTACGCTTACCAGCTTGATGCAGCCGGAAACGTCATAAGCGGACGCATGTTATTTGATGCGCGGCCGCTTATGAAGGAAAACCGTCCTGGACTTCCCGATGGGATGGCCATCGATGCACAGGGAAATCTTTTTGCTACCGGACCAGGGGGCATTTTAATCCTAACGCCCAACGGTGAGCATCTGGGAACGATCCGCCTAGATCGGGCTGCAGCCAACTGTGCTTTTGGAGACGACGGCCATAGCCTCTATATTACGGCTACCGATCAGCTTTTACGGATGCGCACGCGAACAAAGGGAAAAGGGTTTTAGATGGAACGGTTAACTGAAACGATTTGGATACGACTTTTAAGTGCTCCGCTCCCGGTTACTGATGCTGTGTCGTTTTTACAAACGCCTGAAGCAGGGGGATTGGCGCTGTTTTTAGGGACAACGCGGCGGTGGACCGAAGACCGGGAAACGCTTGCCCTGCACTACGAGGCCTATGAACCGATGGCTTTGGCTGAAATGGGGCGCTTGTCGGACGAAGCCTTTCGTCGTTGGCCAGTACGTCGGCTATGCCTTTGGCATCGACTAGGCGAAGTGCCTCCCGCCGAGATAAGCGTCCTTGTCGGCGTAGCTACGCCACACCGCGCAGAAGCTTTTGAGGCCTGCCGCTATCTTATTGATGCGCTAAAACGTCAAGTGCCGATTTGGAAACGTGAGACCCTCTCCAACGGCCATCAGGTTTGGGTTGAAGAGGGAATCCCAGAATCTAAGTCCTAGAAGCCTCGTATGCGCGTCGGCTTTGTGCAGTACTGCCCAGCCTTTTTGCAGATGGAAACCAATCGCCAAGTGCTTGCTGCACTTCTTGAAGGTATCGAGGCGGATTTGCTCGTGCTTCCTGAGCTGTGTCTTACTGGATACTTTTTTACTTCCTCTGAAGAGGCCCATGCCGCGGCAGAATCCATCCCCGACGGTCCTACAACCGCTTGGCTTACTACACTTAGCCAACGCACGGGGGCTATTCTGGTTGCTGGACTCCCAGAGCGCGATGGGGCGCAGTACTACAACAGTGCCGTTGTGGTAGGCCCTAGAGGTTATATCGGCCATTATCGCAAGGTGCACCTCTTCTATGAGGAAAAACTTCACTTTCAGGCAGGTAATTTGGGCTTTCCGGTCTTTACCGTAACCGACCGCAGTGGAGAGACTTATAAATTAGGGGTTATGATCTGCTTTGACTGGTACTTTCCAGAAGCTGCGCGGACGTTGGCCTTACAAGGCGCGGATGTTATTGCCCATCCTGCCAACCTGGTCCGCCCGGATTGCCCGCGAGCGATGCCCATTCGTGCGCTTGAAAACCATGTTTTTACAATTACAGCCAATCGCTATGGTAGCGAATCTAACGGCAGAGAAACCCTGAGCTTCATTGGCCAAAGCCTTATTTGTGATCCCATGGGCAGGATTTTAGCTCAGGCACCTAAGGTAGGCGACGCCGTAGAGGTGGTCGAGATTCATCCTGCCGAAGCCCGCAACCGGCGTATTACGCA contains:
- a CDS encoding ABC transporter permease; its protein translation is MNRMLSFELFVALRYLRGAQGREEGRRFLRFITYVAVGGVAVGVAALLLALSIAHGFSQAIEEKITGFGAHVQVENLRDAPLSDAAWMAAALTRLPGVVSVRPVVQEFVLLRSSARAIDGVALWGSPSLPEYLERHLIAGSATFTPDAAGRYGLVLGRALAEQLGVQVGDLVTLFSLRQFSGLRPIPRLRQFYVAGLYETLLTDFDRLYVFTSIEAARLLLAYGTDEVTRFDLTLTDVRQARSIADAIETEFGLPVIARTIYEVFRNLFAWVHLQESIIPLVISIIVIVAAFNMLAVLLMVILEKSQEIGIMASMGASATMLQRLFLCLGVLIGLSGTLLGEVLALSIAVLQQHFGLIPLPAEAYYMATAPVAPRAWDFLMVGVLTVLLCGLAAYIPARIAARIDPVRVIRFR
- a CDS encoding SMP-30/gluconolactonase/LRE family protein — encoded protein: MVRLLLLALLVLFSACNQPASSPTLRRATASIERMDDRLDALLDPQVLVEVLAEGFLWAEGPVWVAQDSALLFSDIPRNTVYRWKEQHGLAVYLRPAGYAAGDQPPGRELGVNGLALDPKGTLVMADHGLRQISRLNPEQFTKTALAHQYQGRRLNSPNDLVFRHDGVLFFTDPPYGLDGLDHSPRKELPFHGVYRLDPNGTLTLLIDSLHFPNGIALSPDERTLYVSRSDPEAPRWYAYQLDAAGNVISGRMLFDARPLMKENRPGLPDGMAIDAQGNLFATGPGGILILTPNGEHLGTIRLDRAAANCAFGDDGHSLYITATDQLLRMRTRTKGKGF
- a CDS encoding nitrilase-related carbon-nitrogen hydrolase, which codes for MRVGFVQYCPAFLQMETNRQVLAALLEGIEADLLVLPELCLTGYFFTSSEEAHAAAESIPDGPTTAWLTTLSQRTGAILVAGLPERDGAQYYNSAVVVGPRGYIGHYRKVHLFYEEKLHFQAGNLGFPVFTVTDRSGETYKLGVMICFDWYFPEAARTLALQGADVIAHPANLVRPDCPRAMPIRALENHVFTITANRYGSESNGRETLSFIGQSLICDPMGRILAQAPKVGDAVEVVEIHPAEARNRRITQHNDLFADRRPEHYQLS
- a CDS encoding MoaD/ThiS family protein, with the protein product MQKAFLHLRVYLFSVLKERLGQDMLEIALPAPATGGHLLDYLTSRFPEVAAYRSVIRLAVNHTYVPESTFLAEGDEIALITPVSGG
- a CDS encoding molybdenum cofactor biosynthesis protein MoaE; amino-acid sequence: MERLTETIWIRLLSAPLPVTDAVSFLQTPEAGGLALFLGTTRRWTEDRETLALHYEAYEPMALAEMGRLSDEAFRRWPVRRLCLWHRLGEVPPAEISVLVGVATPHRAEAFEACRYLIDALKRQVPIWKRETLSNGHQVWVEEGIPESKS